The nucleotide sequence ATGTTCAGCGGATGTTTCAACGGAACATTCCATACTGGGAAAGTTTCGAACTTGGAGTAACCAGCTGCATGTCCTTTTTGGCTTTCATGATACAGTTGGTTCAAGCAAGTAGCGAGCTTTCCACTTCCTGGGCCAGGAGCTGTCACTACAACGATTGGTTTAGTTGTTTCAATATACTCATTTTTTCCAAAACCATCTTCTGAGACGATTTTTTCTACGTTGACTGGATAGTCTTCGATTTCTGAGTGTTTATAGACCTTGATGTTTCGTCTTTCTAGTTTATTGATAAAGACTTTCGTGGCAGGCTGTCCACTATAGCGAGTGATAACGACACTGTTGATTAATAAGCCATAACCACGTAATTCATCGATTAACCGCAAGATATCCATATCATAAGTAATCCCATAATCACCACGGATCTTATTACGTTCAATATCTCCAGCATAGACGCAAATCAGTATTTCAGCTTGATCTTTCAATTTTTGCAGCAATTTGATTTTCGCATCTTCTTCAAATCCTGGAAGTACACGTTTCGCATGCTTGTCGTCAACTAGCTTCCCACCAAATTCTAAATATAATTTGTCATAGTGGTTCACTCGTTCCAAAATATACGCTGACTGCTCTTCAATATATTTTTCTGAATCAAAACCAATTTTTTTCACTAGGTTCCCTCCTTAAGTACTAAAGCATTTTTTCATTTTTTTGAGGATTCGTCAACTGGAAGAGCGAAATTCCTCAAAAAAACAAAGAAAATGGTTTAAACCAACTTGTCTAGATAGTTATTCATTGGTATGATAGTTTTTGATAAGGAAGGTGCTACATGAAAAAAAGACAGAAAAAGAAAAACGCATATAAACACTATATCCGTTCGATTTTTACCGGTTATGAAAGAATGCTTGAAGATCCCGAATTGGAACAATTGACGTTTACTTATCTAAACGAAGAAACGCAGCTAACTCGTGATGAGCATCAGCGCATTCATTTCACAACAAGAGATCTGCCTAGTAAATAAAAAATAAGATAAAGGTCATCGGATTCGATTCTGTCCTATCAGATGGAAAGACTAGTTGATCGAAAAAAAGGCTGTACCAAATTTTGGTGCAGCCTGTTTTATGGAGCATTGCCCGCTCTTTTTTATAACAATTTTTTACAGAAAATGGTACTATTGAAGTATTAATAAGTGAAAAACAGATGAGTAAGAGGAGGCAAGTAGTATGAAAGAGCCAGATACAAATGCAAATTATGAGCCAGACGAACTAGAGGAGACGAACGCGGATCAGGATACAGGACAAGAATCGTCTTCTTTTTACGATATCAAAGAAAAAGCAAGCATGAATCTTTCCCAATTATTAGAAGACTTACAGGCTTTTGAAAAAGCTGTCCGCGAAGAAGATATCCCTGAGATCTACCGTTTATACAATGGCCGATTGAATGAAGAATTAAAAAGAAGCTCAAATGAAAATCACGAGATCGATCAATTGCTGATGCGTAAGATCCATGATCGTTTTTTACAGGAATTTCCTTTTATGGAACAAGTAGAAAACATCTCGCCAACGATGAGCTATTACAAAATCGGCACTTATTACCATGATCGGCCCACGGTCGGTATTGATGCAAGTCTGCCAGAAATTTTTGTTTTGCCTAAGATCGATGAAGAGTGGGAGAAATATTCCCAACCGGAGTCAACGGACTATGACAAAAAAATCAATGAGCTAGACGCAAAGGTGATCACTGCTCAGACAGAAATTGAACGTTTAGATGAACAAATAAAAGAAATCAATCGACAAATGACTGATTTGAACGACAATAAAGGATTCTTGAATCGTAAAAAAATCGAGGAAGAAATTCAAGAATTAGAGAAGAAGAAGCAAGTACTATCTAATGAAAAATTAGGCTGGCTTCCTTATATTGAGACGCCTGAAACAATCCAGCAGCAAAAAGAAGCATTGAAGCAAGAAGCAAGAGCAGACCAGCTTCGTGCAGCCATCGTAGAAAAAGAACAAAGGCAAATCAGACGCTATTTCGGTAGCAAAGAGGGATTCGGTCAAGCAATCCATGAATTCTTGATGAATTATCTTGGCAATGAGAATCCTAATAATCAATCTAATGAAGGAGGTTCCGAGTATGAATGAACACGATGAAGCAGAATGGACAAAAAATGAAGAACAAACAGAAGATCATGAAGAAACGAACACTTCATTGGAAGAACAAACAAGTAATCCTCTGGATGACACAGAAGAAATCCCTATGCTAGAGGAAACAAAAATACACGAAAAAGAAAAAGTAACTCCGACGAATACGAATACTGCAGAAAACACCCATGCTTACGAAATAACTGAAAATCCCGGGTATTTAGAAGGAAAAGAGCAAGATCATCAAGATATCGTCAGTTTGATTGAAACAGCGGAAGCAGAATTAGCGGATTTACGTATGAGAAAAGATTTGATCGAATCAGATTTTCCACAATTATTAGAATCATATGATCGTTTTATATTGAATGAAGAACCAATCTCCACGATCGGAAAGACAAGCCTGATCGAATACTTCACGTATGAATTACTGAAACCGTTGAATGATATTGGTCTGGAACGGTCAAATTCAGCTTATGACACATGGAAAACAAGACATTTTTCGATCAATTATACGTTGAATGGACAAAACGAATTAGTCTTTTCCTTTGTATTACCGACCATCGATCAACGATACCAAGTGGAATCGATGAGTCTCCTAAACGTATCACCAGAGACAATGGAAATCAATGTCCAAGATGACCGGGTGCTTTCTTTGATCCGACACTGGTCAGTGGATCGAGTATTCTCTGCAGGGCAGATCACGATATTCAATCACAAATTGAATCAATTATTAGCCCATGCAAGAACACTTGGTTTTACCGTTAATCAGACATTACTAGACAATACGAAGCCACTTCGTTTGAATCTTCAGAGCGAATTTGAATTGACGAATGAAGTATTGGATGATATTTTTATCGTGGCAATGAAAAATCCATCCTACGATATGGAAAAGATCAACGAAACTACTTATCAAGTACGATTAGATAAAGGACAGTCTTTAACGATAACAACAAACGAAAAAGATCAAACAGTCTTGTCGATCTCATCTGGAGACTACCCACGATCTGTCATTGATTTCTTTATCAATTACGAATTCTTGGTCCCATTAATGGTGAGAAAGTCCTGATTGGATAAGTTGGATTACCAGATGTCATTCAGATAATTCTGTTCCAAAGGACTTGCGGCAGTTATCCAGAATAATTGTCACAAGTCTTTTCTGTATGTACTAAATGGACGTGAATAACTTGCTGATGAAGGAGGGATTTCATTAGGAATGTCCACAAATAAAATAGCACAGCTTAGCTTATTGTCTGCTGCTTGTGTAGCAGGTAGGATCGCTTTTCAATTTATTCCGAATTTCCAGCCAATGACTGCTATTTTTTTATTTATAGTACTTTACTTAAGCTTAAAAGATGCGTTAATTGTCATGAGTCTTTCTATTGCGATCAGCAGTTTTTATTTTGGTGTTGGACCATGGGTCATCGGCCAATGGATCAGCTATACTGTTGTTCTGAGTTTGTTTTCAATCGTCTGCTTGAGAAAAACAGTGCAAAGGAATCTATGGTTAAAGGGAGTCTGTTTTTTTCTGGCGGGCATGGTTTACGGAATAGGTATGACCGTTTTTGATACGCTGTTATATCGTTTGCCTCAACCTTGGATCTATTACCTTCAAGGGGTGTCGTTTGATTTGATGCACAGTATAGGCAATGTTGTGTTCTTTCTTGTTTTTCTGCCAGTCGTCAAACGTTTTTACAATCATTCAGGAGGAAAAAATGAAAAAAATAATTTATAGTTTGCTTGCAATGAGTGTCAGTATACTCATTTTGACAAGTTGCAGTACAACCTATACACAATCGGCTTCCAACCAAAAGGAGGAAGTAAAAACATCGCAAAAAGCAACAATCACGTTACAAGAAAATGGTCAAAACTTTTCGGAAAAAGAAGTGGTCTTCAAAAAAGGCGATGATTTACTGAGTATTTTGAAACGAAATTTTGAAGTCAAAGAAGATAACGGCTTCATCACTTCGCTTGAAGGGCACTCACAGGATGAGAAAAATCAACTCTATTGGATGTTTACTGTGGACGGGAAAAGTGCTACTACTGGTGCCAAAGAGATCAAATTGAATGATGGACAATCGGTCATTTTCAATTTGTCTAAACTATAAGTTTCATAAAAAACTGTTAAAGGGCGAATATTGCCATAATTCAGTGAGTTCAGTTGATGAAAGAAGGAAAATAACATGGAAAATTTTAAAAAAAGCGGAATGTTTTCCGTAATTGCTGCTCTAGGGGCTAATATTCTAGTTGCTATCAGCAAATTTGTCGGCTATGCAATCAGTGGCAGTGCCGCCATGCTAAACGAAAGCATCCACAGTATCGTTGATTGCAGCAATCAGATTTTGCTGTTATTCGGTGATAAACAAGCCAATAAAGGACAGAGCGAGTTGCATCAATTTGGTGAAGGACGAGCAAAATACTTTTTCAGTACAATCGTCGCAATGATGCTTTTCTTCGGCGGTGGGGCACTTGGGGTGATGGAAGCTTTTGAAAAGTTGACGCATCCATCCCATGAAGTGGGTAATCCGATCATTGTTATAGCAATACTGTTATTTGGTTTGGTAATCGAAGGAAGTTCGTTACGCGTGGCAATGAAAGAAATCAAAGAATTGAATACTGAAAAACTTTCCACGATGCGCTTTTTGCGCGAAAGTCGACACAGTGAAATACTGATTATTTTTACGGAAGACTTGTGTGCTGTAATCGGTTTGGTCTTGGCTTTAGCAGGAACAATATTGACTTATGCAACCGGGATTGCTGCATTTGATGCGATCAGCGGATTGCTGATCGGTTTCTTGCTGATGGGAGCCGCCATTTTCCTAGCAAAAGAATTTTATAGTCTGATCATCGGTGAAAGCGTGACAGCAAGCGATTTATCAAAAATCAAGTTAGCTTTTGAACGTCCTGAGATCAGTCGGCTGATCGATATAAAAACAGTTCATTTAAGTCCAACGGAGATTTTAGTTGCAGCAAAAGCAGATATCGTTGGTAACAAAGAGAATGAAGCTTACTCGGTCATCAATGATATTGAAAAAAATATGCGTCAGTCTCTTCCTGACAAGAAGATGTATATATACATTGAAACAGATAAATATGACCCAAATTATTCTCGTAAATAAAACGTTTATTCATGAATTGAAGCAAAAATGAGAAAAATATAATCTTGTTTTTAAATAAAACGGCTACAATTTAGCGAATTTATGTTACAATGAGTCCGCTGTTTATTTGTTGTAATTAAAGGAGATATTTTAATGAACAAAAAGAAAAGTGCGCCATGGCTTCAAGCTTTGCATGCAGTGATGCCACTTTGTATAAGCTATATACCAGTAGGATTAGCTTGCGGAGTATTGTTGCAAAAAGTTGGATTTGATCCTCTCTTATCAGGACTGTTATCGATTCTGGTCTTTTCCGGTGGCGCGCAGTTTTTAGTTGCATCTATGCTTACGACGCAAGCATCATTTGCAACGACATTATTGATGGTTTTCTTTTTAGAATTACGCTATACATTATTAGGAGCAAGTCTTGCCGGTTTTATGAAAAAAGAAAAGCGGACGTTTTTGGCTGTCTTTTCTCAATCACTGAATGATGAAAACTATGCGGTGAACTACTTAAAGTTTTCAACTGACCCTTCCTGGAATAAAAGAAAGGCTTTATATGTCAATTGGTTCTCAATGACTGCATGGGCCGGTAGCAATATGATCGGTAATTTTTTCGGCTCGGTGATTCGAGTAGATGCTGACCTTGTCCATTTTGCTTTGACGGCCATGTTCATTTTCATGTTTATCATGCAGATGAAAAGCGCACTACTGATCTTTACAGGTTTATTCTCAGGCGTATTAGGGGTCGTATTCATGGTATTATTCCAAAATACTTTCGGATTGATTGCAGCAACAGTCATTGCTTCATTTGCCGGATTTATGCTGGAGAAGGCATTCAAAAAAGAAAAAGCTAAGAAACTAAGAGACCGCGGTAAAGATGTCAATGAGCCGCTCTTCAACTTCCCGGAACAGGAGGCCAATCACCATGACTAAACTATATTTGCTACTTTTAGTTGCTTGTCTGTTCATCGTGGCATATATCCCGCGCTTGTTCCCGATGCTTTATTTTACTCATCGAAAAGTGCCATCCTGGTTCAGTGACTGGATGAAATATGTACCGGTGGCATTATTTGCGGCGTTAGCTTTTAAAGATGTTTTCATTACTCATGAACATCTGGATATTGCTTGGAATATCAAAATAGCTGCAATGATTCTAGTAGCAGGCGTGGCTTACAAAACACGTTCGATGGCGTTGTCAGTTTTGACAGGACTTGCGTCTGTCTTTTTGCTGTCTATGCTTTAAACTGTTTTATTTTATTAAAAACAGAGATTGCGACATAAGTTGTTCAAACTGATCTATCCGAACTGCATTTGCAACAGTCAATTCTGGATGCAAGTTTATTCGTAGGGATAAAAAAGATTAGTGTTGGCTTATGATGCAAGCTCTTTTTTATTTTAGGAATTAGAGAGGGATTTGTCCTTCTATGATTTTTTGCTATAATAGGGAAGATGTTTATTTTATGAAAGAATAGTTGAGGGAATTTAAATGAATAAAAAATTGATGCAAGGAACATTTTGGCTAACCTTTGCTAATCTTCTATGTAAAGTTTTAGGGGTAGTCTATTTGATTCCCTGGCTAAGTATGATGGGGAACAATCAAGATGGTATGCTTGCTACGACATTGTATAATGTTGGCTATCTTCCTTATGGATTGTTCCTGATGCTTGGTACAGTCGGATTTCCAAATGCGATTGCAAAAAAAGTAGCTGTAGCCACAAAAGAAGGAGATAACGCTGCTTGTCGGCTGATTTTTAGAAGTACGATCAATATCATGTTTGTCATCGGTATCGCCTCTGCTGCACTGATGTATTTATTTGCTCCTTTACTAGCCGGAATCAGTCCGATTGCTAACGTTAATAATGGGATACTAGCTATCAGAAGTTTATGCCCATCTTTGATTGCTATCCCAATTCTTAGTGCAATGAGAGGATATTTCCAAGGAAAAAATGATCTGCGGCCTTATGGAACTTCTTTGATTATCGAACAGGCTGTGCGAGTGATCGTTATCTTGGCTGGTACTTATTACTTGCGCGTATTGACTGACGGAACCATATTAGAAGCTGTATTGATCAGTACAGTCGCTTCTTTCTTCGGTGGGTTAGCTGCGATTATCCATATGTATATCGTCGGACGCAGAAAAGACTTCTTCGAACTTAAAGATTTTTTGATTTCCAGCCGTTATTTCGAAAGAGAAAACCGATCTGCCTCTGTCTCTATCATTCGGGAAACACTACCGTTTATTTTTGTCGGCTCAGTCATTACTATCGTTCAAATGATCGACCAAGTAACGATGAAACCACTGCTTCACTTTTTCCGTCCAGAGATCGCAGATCAGCAACTGGAATTCTTATTCAGCCGTGCTTCTGTCAATCCAAATAAATTGACATTGATCCTGATCTCCATGGTAGGAACAGTAGCTATAAGCAGCTTGCCAATATTAAGCACGATGAAGAAAAAAGATCGGATACAAATCGAAAAAACAGTAGGAGATAGTTTTTCGATTGCGTTATTGATTCTTCTTCCTTCATTGACTGGAATGTCTTTATTAGCTGGACCACTATACACATTGTTTTTTGGCTATGATCCTGAAAGTGTCGGATATTTCCAAATGGCTTTGCTAGCTTCTTTGTTTTTCTCTTTATTCACGATCCTATCTACGATGCTTCAATCTTTGAATCACCATCGTTTTGCGATCCGATTAACTGTAGAAGCAATTATCCTGAAAGTCATCTTCCAAGTAATCGGATTAGGATTAGTTGGCGGATACGGGATGAGCTTATCAAATGGCTTAGCATTCGGTATTGTCTTTGTTCGCGGCTATCACTTTATGTGCAAAGAATACCGAATAGCACCTTTAGCAAAGATCAGCAATTTTTTCTTAAAAACTTTCCGCTCCACCCTGATTATGCTTGCAGTATGTTTTGCCGTTTTCTTTTTGCTGAATCAGCGATTGTCAATGGAATCAAAAAGCTATGCAATGATTTATTGTGTGGCTGTAGGAAGTATTGGCGGCTTAGTATTTTTATTTTCTCAATTCGGAAAAAATGGGTTTCGAATGTTGAAAAATGTTAAACATCATAGCAGAAGCAAAGAATAGGTTAACTAATCGTTTTTTGCTGTCACTTGAAAAACGGCAACTCGTATGATTACGCTTGTCGTTTTTCTATTTTCCAATTTTAGTTTCATATCTAATCTTACTTATGATATAGTTATAAGGTCTGGAAAAATTCTTTGAAACGAGGAAATTAAACACATGAAACTTGCAGTAGTTACAGATAGTTCGGCATATCTGCCGGAACGTATCAAGAACCATCCCGACTTATTCGTTATTCCAATCCCTTTGATTATGGATGGGAAAATTTATAACGAAGGAATCGATATCGAAGCGGATGAATATTATGGACTTTTAAAAAACAGTAAAGATTTTCCTACTACTTCACAACCTGTCGTAGGGGAAGTTTTGGGTTTATATGAGGAATTGAAAGAGAAAGGGTATGACACGATTTTAAGTATCCATCTTTCTTCAGGGATTTCTGGCTTTGTCAACACATTATTTGCGATGAAAGATGACATCAG is from Enterococcus faecium and encodes:
- a CDS encoding coiled-coil domain-containing protein, whose amino-acid sequence is MKEPDTNANYEPDELEETNADQDTGQESSSFYDIKEKASMNLSQLLEDLQAFEKAVREEDIPEIYRLYNGRLNEELKRSSNENHEIDQLLMRKIHDRFLQEFPFMEQVENISPTMSYYKIGTYYHDRPTVGIDASLPEIFVLPKIDEEWEKYSQPESTDYDKKINELDAKVITAQTEIERLDEQIKEINRQMTDLNDNKGFLNRKKIEEEIQELEKKKQVLSNEKLGWLPYIETPETIQQQKEALKQEARADQLRAAIVEKEQRQIRRYFGSKEGFGQAIHEFLMNYLGNENPNNQSNEGGSEYE
- a CDS encoding membrane protein, with translation MSTNKIAQLSLLSAACVAGRIAFQFIPNFQPMTAIFLFIVLYLSLKDALIVMSLSIAISSFYFGVGPWVIGQWISYTVVLSLFSIVCLRKTVQRNLWLKGVCFFLAGMVYGIGMTVFDTLLYRLPQPWIYYLQGVSFDLMHSIGNVVFFLVFLPVVKRFYNHSGGKNEKNNL
- a CDS encoding DUF4430 domain-containing protein; protein product: MKKIIYSLLAMSVSILILTSCSTTYTQSASNQKEEVKTSQKATITLQENGQNFSEKEVVFKKGDDLLSILKRNFEVKEDNGFITSLEGHSQDEKNQLYWMFTVDGKSATTGAKEIKLNDGQSVIFNLSKL
- a CDS encoding cation diffusion facilitator family transporter, with the translated sequence MENFKKSGMFSVIAALGANILVAISKFVGYAISGSAAMLNESIHSIVDCSNQILLLFGDKQANKGQSELHQFGEGRAKYFFSTIVAMMLFFGGGALGVMEAFEKLTHPSHEVGNPIIVIAILLFGLVIEGSSLRVAMKEIKELNTEKLSTMRFLRESRHSEILIIFTEDLCAVIGLVLALAGTILTYATGIAAFDAISGLLIGFLLMGAAIFLAKEFYSLIIGESVTASDLSKIKLAFERPEISRLIDIKTVHLSPTEILVAAKADIVGNKENEAYSVINDIEKNMRQSLPDKKMYIYIETDKYDPNYSRK
- a CDS encoding AzlC family ABC transporter permease encodes the protein MNKKKSAPWLQALHAVMPLCISYIPVGLACGVLLQKVGFDPLLSGLLSILVFSGGAQFLVASMLTTQASFATTLLMVFFLELRYTLLGASLAGFMKKEKRTFLAVFSQSLNDENYAVNYLKFSTDPSWNKRKALYVNWFSMTAWAGSNMIGNFFGSVIRVDADLVHFALTAMFIFMFIMQMKSALLIFTGLFSGVLGVVFMVLFQNTFGLIAATVIASFAGFMLEKAFKKEKAKKLRDRGKDVNEPLFNFPEQEANHHD
- a CDS encoding AzlD domain-containing protein, translating into MTKLYLLLLVACLFIVAYIPRLFPMLYFTHRKVPSWFSDWMKYVPVALFAALAFKDVFITHEHLDIAWNIKIAAMILVAGVAYKTRSMALSVLTGLASVFLLSML
- a CDS encoding polysaccharide biosynthesis protein, which codes for MNKKLMQGTFWLTFANLLCKVLGVVYLIPWLSMMGNNQDGMLATTLYNVGYLPYGLFLMLGTVGFPNAIAKKVAVATKEGDNAACRLIFRSTINIMFVIGIASAALMYLFAPLLAGISPIANVNNGILAIRSLCPSLIAIPILSAMRGYFQGKNDLRPYGTSLIIEQAVRVIVILAGTYYLRVLTDGTILEAVLISTVASFFGGLAAIIHMYIVGRRKDFFELKDFLISSRYFERENRSASVSIIRETLPFIFVGSVITIVQMIDQVTMKPLLHFFRPEIADQQLEFLFSRASVNPNKLTLILISMVGTVAISSLPILSTMKKKDRIQIEKTVGDSFSIALLILLPSLTGMSLLAGPLYTLFFGYDPESVGYFQMALLASLFFSLFTILSTMLQSLNHHRFAIRLTVEAIILKVIFQVIGLGLVGGYGMSLSNGLAFGIVFVRGYHFMCKEYRIAPLAKISNFFLKTFRSTLIMLAVCFAVFFLLNQRLSMESKSYAMIYCVAVGSIGGLVFLFSQFGKNGFRMLKNVKHHSRSKE